A region of the Myxococcus stipitatus DSM 14675 genome:
GCGAGCGCGGCGACGACGTGCTGCTCATCGCGCACCACGTCCTGTCGCAGGAGGCGCGCAAGGCGAAGGGCTTCACGCAGAAGGCGGCGGAGGCGCTGCGAGGCCACCCCTTTCCCGGCAACGTGCGGGAGCTGTCCTCGCGTGTGCGCCGCGCGGCGGTGCTGGCGTCGGACGAGCTGTTGCGGCCGGAGGACCTGGAGCTCGGCGCGGACGGCACCCCCCTGATGCCGCTCGAGGAGGCGCGCGAGGCCTTCGTGCAGCGTCATGTGCGGGAGGCGATTGCTCGCAGCGGAGGCAGCAAGAAGGACGCGGCGGCGGCGCTGGGCATCGGCCTGCGCTCCCTGTTCCGCTACCTCGGCGAGGGGGACTGACACGCCGCCTCCTCGGGAGGCCCTGGGACGTGCCAGTCCTGGCACGTTCTGGCCGCGCCCGGCCCCCAGAAGGGCCTGGGCTGTCCCGCAACCCCGTGGAATCGTGGCACTCGCGTGCCGGAGGAGGGCTCGGCACGGCCGTTGCGATGGGGGGACGCATCGCGCGCCGAGGGTGCTGGCGCGCCACTGAACCTCACGGAGACGGACATGAAGCATGTGGTGATGGGACTGTTCCTGGCGCTGGCGGTGGTGGGCTGTGGCGGCACGAAGGACGACGACGGCGGCAACGACGACCCCGGCAAGCAGGGTGAGGGCCTGTGCAGCGCGAGCAAGGCCTGCCCCTCCGGCCAGTTCTGTTTCAACGGCCTGTGCGCCATCGGCTGTCAGTCGAACGCCAACTGCGCGGCGGACCAGTACTGCGACCTCGAGGACACGGGCATGCCCGCCGCCTTCTGCAAGAACAAGAAGGCCGGGACGTGCAGCTCCAACAGCCAGTGCTTGAGCAACCAGATCTGCATCGAGGGCCTGTGCAGCCTGAAGCCGCCCGAGAACCCGCCGACGTGCAACCCCAACACGTCGGACTTCAAGGACGGCTGTGACACGTATTCGGTGTGCCTGGACCCGGATGACCAGGGCAGCCAGAAGCCGTACTGCGCCAGCTTCGCGCCGTGCCCCGAGGACGGCGTGTGCCCCACGGGCCTGGGCGGCGCGGTGTGCAACGACGGCTATCTGCAGAACAAGGGCCGCTTCTGCATGCAGGGCCTCTGCCGTGAGAACTCCAACTGCCCGTCGTCGTGGAACTGCGTGAAGCCCTTCTCGGGCGCGGTGCTCGGCTTCTGCAGCCCGGGCGCCCTCGGCTTCCCGTGCACCGAGAACTCGCATTGCAAGAGCGGTCAGTGCTTCTCCGCGCCCGGAATGATGGGCGCCTGCATGTAGCGGGTGGGAGCGGGCCTCGTGTCCCCGAGTCGGGGGGCGCGAGGTCCTGCTCCGGGGGCTGCTCTCCGCGGGAGGCTTTGCGTAGAGTGGCCAGCGCCTTGGTGAATCCTCGCGTCCTCTCGTTCTTGTTGCCGGTGTGGGTGCTGCTCTTCGCATCCGGCTGTCCGCTCGACATCCGCATCCGCTGTGAAGACTCCGGGGAGTGTGAGTCCGGGCAGGTCTGCGTGCGCGGTGGTTGCGAGGACCTGCTCGGAGAGCGGGTGGGGGATGATTGTGAGTCGGATGCGGAGTGTGGTCCGGGCTTCACCTGCGGCGAGGGGTTCCCGGGCGGGTACTGCCTCTTGGAGTGCTCGCGGGAGCGGTCTTGTCCGGAGGGGAGTGTCTGCGCGCTGGGCCTGGGCCGGTGCCTGAGGACCTGCGGCGAGCACTGCACCCGGTCGGGCTATGGCTGTGGACCGGTGCCCGAGTCCTCCGGGCCGCTCGATGCCTGCGTGCCGGTGGCGACACCGGCGGATGGCGGGAGTGACGGGGGCTGCACGGGCTCGGGGTGTGGGACGCCGGATGGAGGGGGCGGGGAGGAGAACTGCACGACGGACTTCGAGTGTCGGGCTGGGTGGCGGTGCAGCAACAGCCAGGTGTGTGTCGAGGGGCCTCGGCTGGGGGAGGCGTGCCGGGACAGCTTCGAGTGCGCGGTCTACGCCACCTGCCCCAAGGAGCGGCTGCGGTGCGAGGAGACCTGCAACGCGCAGGTGGGCGGGCTGTGTTCGGCGGGCTACCAATGCGCGCCGGACGGACTGTGCGTCCGGGAGTGCACGGGGGCGCCGGCCACGGTGGGGGAGCAGTGCGAGAACTCGATGGACTGCGCTCCGTGCAGCGTGTGTGTGGCGTCCGCGCCGGGGCTGCGGTGCCGCCAGTCATGCCGGTTGGACAGGGACTGCCCGGGAGGCGCGGCGGGGGCCTGTGAGCCGGTGGGGCAGGCGAAGTACTGCCGGTTGTAGGCGGGGCTGAAACCATCGGCCGGGTTGCTCGCGGGGGGCGGCTCCCGGAGAATGCCCGGGTGATGACGGGTGAGGTGCTGTCGGGCCGCTACCGGCTCGAGCGGGAGCTGGGGCGTGGTGGGATGGCCACGGTCTTCCTGGCGACGGACTTGCGGCTGTCTCGCCCGGTGGCGTTGAAGCGCATGCATCCGGGGGGAGGCGCGGGGCGCGCGGAGCGCTTCCGCCGGGAGGCCGAGCTGGCCGCTTCGCTCCGTCACCCCAACGTCCTGGAGGTCCACGACTACGGCGAGGATGGGGCGCATGGTCCGTTCCTCGTTTGTGAGTGGGTGAGAGGCGAGGACCTGCGGGCGTTGGCGGGGAGGCTCGCGCCGGTGCCGCCCGAGGCCGCGATGGTGCTGGCCTGGGAGCTGGCGCGCGCGCTGGCGGCGGCGCATGCGGTGGGCATCGTCCACCGGGACGTGAAGCCGGAGAACGTGCTCGTGGCCGAGGGTGGGCCGCTGAAGCTGGCGGACTTCGGGCTCGCGGCGCTGGAGGACCAGGAGCGGCTGACGAGCACGGGCGCGGTGACGGGCTCGCTGCCGTACATGGCGCCCGAGCGCATCGACACGGGGGCGTACTCGTCCGCGTCGGATGTGTATGCGGTGGGGGTCATCCTGTTCGAGCTGTGCTCGGGGGCCACGCCGCACTCGGGCAAGGGCGCCGCGCACCTGGCCGCGTCGGTGATGACGAAGGACGCGCCGTCGCTGACGGAGGAGGTGCCGGGGACGCCGGAGCCGCTGGCCGTGTTGGTGGCGGGGTGTCTGGCGAGGGATGCGAGGGACCGGCCGAAGGATGGCGCGGCGCTCGCTTCGGCGCTGGAGGAGTTGCTCCTGAAGCGGGTGGGGCCTCCGGCGGAGGTGGCGCGGGAGTTCTTCGGAAATCCGGTGGCTGTTGCAGCGAAGTGGCGGCGGGGGCGCTTCGAGCGGTTGCTGGAGGAGGGGCGCGGGCTGCTGGCGCGAGGGGAGGGGGCACGGGCTGCGAAGGTGCTCAACACGGCGCTGGTGCTGGAGCCCGGGTCGACGGAGGTGCTGGCGCTGCTGCGCGAGGGACCGAAGCGCTCCAGGTCGAAGGGTGGGGTGCTCGCGGCGGGGCTCGCGGGCTGCGCGGTGGTGGGGTGGGGCGGGTGGATGCTGGTTTCGAGTGAAGGTTTGAACGCGGGGCCCGTCAGTCCCGCCGCCATGCGGAAGCCGGTTGGAGTGGAAGAGGCGGGGAACCCTCGCCCGGACGCAGTGAAGGGGCCCCCGGGAGGCGTGGGGGAGACAGGCGAGGAAGGGCGCTCTCCAGAAATCATGGCGGCGAGTGGCTCGACAGCTCCCGTCGACTCCCGGCAGCCAGCGAGCGCCGGAGGGGCGCCGACGCATGGTCAGGACGTGGTGGCTACCAGAGTGGCGAAGTCGGGTGGTGGTGCTCCCGCGGACTCGTACCAGCGAGGGGTTGAGGGGCGGGTGCCAACCTCCGCCGGAACGGTGGTGGCTCCTGGAGACTCGCAGCAGCGAGGAGTTGCGGGGCGGGTGCCAACCTCCGCCGGAACGGTGGTGGCTCCTGGAGACTCGCAGCAGCGAGGAGTTGCGGGGCGGGCGCCCACGGATGAGCAGGCCGCTGCATCCGGCGGAATGGCGGTGGCGGCTCCCGTGGACTCGCGCGAGCGAGGAGTGTCGGGGCGGGCGCCAACGGATGCTCTGACCGTGGCATCCGCCGGAGCGGTGGGTGGCGCTCCAGGAGACTCCCGGCAGCACGCACCGAGCGAGATGCCGGCCGGGAGCTTCAAGGTGCCCGCGTCCGGCTCGACGGGCAGCGAAGCTCGCGACCGCACGAAGGATGCAGGCCTCAAGTCGGACTCAGCGAAGCTCCCACCGGCCTCGGTGTCAGGGACCGCTCCTTCAGCGGCACCCGCACGGGAGGAGAGCGCGAAGCCCGCGGTGTTGAAGGTGACGTCGCGTCCGTGGGCGGAGGTGTTCGTGAACGGCGAGAGCCGAGGCTACACGCCGCGCGTGCGCGAGCTCTCCCTCCCGCCGGGCACCCACCGGCTGCGCTTCGTCAATCCGTTGTGCGACGAAGTCGAAGTCGCGGTGACGCTCGCGGCCGGTGAGACCGTGGCGCGCGACGTGGTGCTGACGCTGCGCAAGGCGGAGGTCTCCATCCAGGCCCCCGTGGGCGCGAGGCTCTTCGTGGATGGGCGCGAAGTGGGCACCGCGCCACTGCCGGGCCCGGTGTCGCTCGAGCACGGGAAGCATCGCGTGAGCGCGCATCTTCCCGGAGCCACCCCGGTGCAGCGCGAGGTGGAGGTCGTGGCCGGTCGTCGCCTCGAGGTGTCGTTGGAGGTGACGCCGTGATGGGAGCGGCGTGGCTGTTGGTGGCGCTGGCCGCCTCTCCGCTCGATGGCGCTCGGAGCGCCTACCAGTCGGGCGAGCTGACGCAGGCGCGCACGGAGCTGGAGTCGCTGCTCTATCCGCTGAAGCTGGAGGGAGAGTCGCTGGAGGCGGAGGGGCACCTGCTGCTCGCGGCGACCTACCACGCGCAGGAGGAGAACGCGCGCGCCGAGGACGAGGTCGTGCGCGCGTTCGCCGTGCGCGAGGACCTGGGCGTGGACCCGCTGTTGTATCCGCCAGACTTCCTCGCCTTCGTGGGGCGAGCCCGCACGCAGCACCAGTCGCGCATCGCGGAGCTGCGCGCGGAGCGTCGTCCTCGCCTGGTGCCTCCGCCCGCGCCGCTGGTCGAGCCGGTGTCGAAGGACGCCGAGGTGCCCACCCTCTCGCGGGCCTGGTATCTGGCGCCGCTGGGAATCGGACACTTCAAGCAGGGGCGCTCGCGGATGGGGACGGTGATGGCGGTGACGCAGGGGGTGGGGCTCGCGGTGGCGGGGGCCTCGCTGGGGGCGTCCTTGTCGATGCGGGGGGCGGACGGGCGTTACAGTGCGAGTGATGCGGGGACCGCGCGGACCCTCAACGTGACGTACCTGGTGGGGGCGTACGTGTTCGCGGCGGCCTATGCGTACGGCGTGTTGGATGGGATGGTGTTGGCGCCGGAGCCGCCTGCCCGGTCGGGTCCCTGAGGAACAAGCGGGACTTTCGGGGTCCCCTGGCTGCATTTAGATGCAGGTG
Encoded here:
- a CDS encoding serine/threonine-protein kinase, producing MTGEVLSGRYRLERELGRGGMATVFLATDLRLSRPVALKRMHPGGGAGRAERFRREAELAASLRHPNVLEVHDYGEDGAHGPFLVCEWVRGEDLRALAGRLAPVPPEAAMVLAWELARALAAAHAVGIVHRDVKPENVLVAEGGPLKLADFGLAALEDQERLTSTGAVTGSLPYMAPERIDTGAYSSASDVYAVGVILFELCSGATPHSGKGAAHLAASVMTKDAPSLTEEVPGTPEPLAVLVAGCLARDARDRPKDGAALASALEELLLKRVGPPAEVAREFFGNPVAVAAKWRRGRFERLLEEGRGLLARGEGARAAKVLNTALVLEPGSTEVLALLREGPKRSRSKGGVLAAGLAGCAVVGWGGWMLVSSEGLNAGPVSPAAMRKPVGVEEAGNPRPDAVKGPPGGVGETGEEGRSPEIMAASGSTAPVDSRQPASAGGAPTHGQDVVATRVAKSGGGAPADSYQRGVEGRVPTSAGTVVAPGDSQQRGVAGRVPTSAGTVVAPGDSQQRGVAGRAPTDEQAAASGGMAVAAPVDSRERGVSGRAPTDALTVASAGAVGGAPGDSRQHAPSEMPAGSFKVPASGSTGSEARDRTKDAGLKSDSAKLPPASVSGTAPSAAPAREESAKPAVLKVTSRPWAEVFVNGESRGYTPRVRELSLPPGTHRLRFVNPLCDEVEVAVTLAAGETVARDVVLTLRKAEVSIQAPVGARLFVDGREVGTAPLPGPVSLEHGKHRVSAHLPGATPVQREVEVVAGRRLEVSLEVTP
- a CDS encoding Dickkopf N-terminal cysteine-rich domain-containing protein, with product MKHVVMGLFLALAVVGCGGTKDDDGGNDDPGKQGEGLCSASKACPSGQFCFNGLCAIGCQSNANCAADQYCDLEDTGMPAAFCKNKKAGTCSSNSQCLSNQICIEGLCSLKPPENPPTCNPNTSDFKDGCDTYSVCLDPDDQGSQKPYCASFAPCPEDGVCPTGLGGAVCNDGYLQNKGRFCMQGLCRENSNCPSSWNCVKPFSGAVLGFCSPGALGFPCTENSHCKSGQCFSAPGMMGACM